Part of the Cryptococcus neoformans var. neoformans JEC21 chromosome 11 sequence genome, GGCTGAGAAAGAATTCCTGAATGTAGGGCGGTTAGACGAGAGAGAGGTGACCACAAGCTTAGGGAAAAGGCTGTTGATGATCCTCAGTCCCTTTGGTACGTTTGATGTGCTGCATCTAGAACAGGACTGATTAGGTGGACAGTATTCATCCAAACTACGCCAATAAGTCCGACTCCAGAGTTACAGGCGGTAAGTTCCTCAAATGCGTCTCCGATCATGTACTGACATCTGGAAAGGCCGAAATCTCGTCTGTCCACTGGGTGCCTCTTTCTCTACTTACGCCTCCCTTTTCACCTTCTCGTTGGTCGCACGTCGAAATTGATGTCAGCACTCGGTTGAGTCCCCGAAACAAATTTGTAAGATGGTGCTTGAGAAATCTCATAGGCAAAATGAAGTAGGTTGTGTCTTTCCATATCACATGTTATAGCACTGATCAAAGCGTCAAAGATTTGGCTGTTTGCTTCTTCCTGATGAGCCGGCCGTAACAGCTGAAAATTTTGATCCCTTGGATTTTGATGAAACGTTGGAAGGAAGTGGTAGCTGGACCGATGCAGCGGATGGCAGTCGATTTTTGAGGCTTTGGGGCTTGACCTTGGGAATGACCCTGTAAGCTGATCCTGCTCTATATCATTCTGTAAATCACTGATAATCACTCTTTCCCTAGGGATCTTATCTCTCATCATCCGTCTGCACCCTCCAAGCTATTAGCAGAAGGCCAGAACCTTTCAACCTCACAACCCAGTACTCCTGTTATGGAATACAAGCCTCAACTGGCCCCTCGCACTCCTGTGACCACTCACAGTACTTTTGAGGACCAGTGGGAGGCTGCGAGGAAAGCAttggcggaagaagagaaggacagGGCAATTGAGAAAGCGGCGCAAGgtagaagacgaagaggtGTAGGACCTTATATGACGTTAGTTGTTCGAAGATGCCCAGTTTCCATCAGGCTGACAGAATAGTAGTGCGGTATTCCCGAGATTCACATATCCCGATGTCAATTTTTGGATATGGTGCGTAGCTTGGTCTGCTTGTCTAGCCTCCGCTCACTAGTATTCATCAGGGTCTTCTCTCGTCGGTACCGACAAGTGCTGAAATCCTGGGAATTGTCAGCCATTGGCCCCTCTCGTGCAGCCGACAGGCGTATCAATTGGTCTGGTCAGGCACTTGCTACCTTTTACACGGCAGTAAGACAAGCTTTGGTTGTGACTCTGATCATCCGAGCTCTAGGTCTCGGTGTTGGGCTGGCGGGTGTGGGTTACTTGGCGTTCAAGGTTatgggtggtggagagCTATAAAAGCAAAAGCTGCATGTATTCTGCTGTAGCTGTTGACTGGATAGATAACTTTGAGTGTATTAGCCTGAGGCCTGAGATGATGGTTGTAGGATATTCATATGCCTCTTAGCTATGTATGTGGTTCATTGTCATGGATATGTCACGCGCTCTACGTAGGATCTGAGATCTGGTGCGGAAGTTATCGGAGAGAAGTGACAAAGGTCAGATAGGGACGAGAGGAAGTTAGAATTTAGATGAAATTGCCGAAAGTTAGTTCGATGGAGATGGCCATCGGGAAGCAAACGAAAAATATGAATATTCCAGAAATATGTAAAATATAAGCCTCGGAAAGACCGTGTGGCGTAAATAGATAAGGACAGGGATGTTGAAAGAGATCTCCGAGGCAGAAGTGATAATTCGGAATTGATTCTCTGACTGTTTGGTCACATGAACCGATAACTGATACCCACCGATTTCTATATATATGCGTTCTTTCATCAGTACTGGAAACGCGTTCCCGCAACCACAAACCACGAACAATGCCAGTTCCAGACAACACATCCCCTCGCTACTCTCTCCAGCCGCCTTGCGGCCTCCCGGCACCCTTTCGCTTGCCCCTCCGTCAACTGGAAGACAATGGAGCTAACCAAGTTGGCGATATCGGCAGTGTCAGGAGGTCAACAGCTACGGACAATGACGGGAGCGGCGATACTCTGATGTCCTGCTTTGGTACTTTGACCATCCCATCACTTCCGCTCAAAGATGAGAGCGCAGAGGTCGTTGGCTCTGCGCACGACAACCATACAGGCGTTCAAACAAAGTGCTACCCTGGGCCGAAATTGAGTGACAGAGCGACCCAAGGTCCTGATGCGGGTCCTCTGATTGACCGGTTCAGCTGCTTGTTCCAAGACCGTGAGTTGCATGTGGTCATAGCCGGCGTCTTTGGCCGCCTTTATTCGGCAGCTGACGGCACGGCGAC contains:
- a CDS encoding expressed protein, with product MVASPPTATPSTALLSLIHSLRALPTRLIQSPPTQPRRASVAIIIRLRPAEELVFEGHEPEGWTGDVVSREDWGEGLELEDFMKLSWVNHPNTVPEILFIRRASPSSLPPPGAHHRWASHIAFPGGRQEPDDQSAYYTALRETWEEIGIDLAEKEFLNVGRLDEREVTTSLGKRLLMILSPFVFIQTTPISPTPELQAAEISSVHWVPLSLLTPPFSPSRWSHVEIDVSTRLSPRNKFVRWCLRNLIGKMKFGCLLLPDEPAVTAENFDPLDFDETLEGSGSWTDAADGSRFLRLWGLTLGMTLDLISHHPSAPSKLLAEGQNLSTSQPSTPVMEYKPQLAPRTPVTTHSTFEDQWEAARKALAEEEKDRAIEKAAQGRRRRGVGPYMTAVFPRFTYPDVNFWIWVFSRRYRQVLKSWELSAIGPSRAADRRINWSGQALATFYTAVRQALVVTLIIRALGLGVGLAGVGYLAFKVMGGGEL